From Mycolicibacterium nivoides, a single genomic window includes:
- a CDS encoding DUF3558 domain-containing protein codes for MRCLTGVAAAALLTACGSTDAPPAPESAPAGGGFHGADCNGVTDADIADAVGSSMFTKAVVSDTGCFWQENSVLGTFGAGMGISTWWYRGSDMDTERTLETRAGRTLTELSIDGNQGFRAADANVCSIYVAKGEDVITWSIQTMNPATLPDLCQVTEKLARLSQGRMN; via the coding sequence ATGAGGTGTCTGACCGGCGTCGCCGCCGCGGCGCTGCTGACGGCGTGTGGATCGACGGACGCCCCGCCGGCTCCGGAGTCGGCTCCCGCCGGCGGCGGTTTTCACGGCGCGGACTGCAACGGTGTCACCGACGCCGACATCGCCGATGCCGTCGGCTCCTCGATGTTCACCAAGGCCGTGGTCAGCGATACCGGGTGTTTCTGGCAGGAGAACTCGGTCCTGGGCACCTTCGGTGCCGGGATGGGCATCTCCACCTGGTGGTACCGGGGGAGTGACATGGACACCGAGCGGACCCTGGAGACCCGGGCCGGACGCACCCTCACCGAACTGTCCATCGACGGCAATCAGGGATTCCGCGCCGCGGACGCGAATGTGTGCAGTATCTATGTGGCCAAGGGTGAGGATGTGATCACCTGGTCGATTCAGACCATGAACCCGGCCACGCTGCCGGATCTGTGTCAGGTCACCGAGAAACTCGCCCGGCTCAGTCAGGGCCGGATGAACTGA
- a CDS encoding DUF3558 domain-containing protein, protein MRRCVVQAAAVAVTAVVTVAGCSHTIDGAAQRASAGTADPDRSFGYVDDRCGLLVDSTIQEILAADNVVRPYSGAVCQYVLSRKTQPGAEPNAGSPAMLDVIFSWFEKGSLERERAVARSRDAQITDVVVERHQAFVARRDVTGAACWATASAGSGVISWWVQFRGAGAAGQAAKGDPCQDAKKLLSATLQSEL, encoded by the coding sequence ATGCGTCGGTGTGTTGTTCAGGCTGCTGCCGTGGCGGTCACAGCCGTGGTGACCGTCGCGGGGTGTTCGCACACCATCGACGGGGCTGCCCAGCGCGCGTCGGCCGGTACCGCCGACCCCGACCGCAGTTTCGGATACGTCGACGACCGGTGCGGGCTGCTCGTCGACAGCACGATCCAGGAGATCCTGGCCGCCGACAACGTGGTGCGCCCGTACAGCGGTGCGGTCTGCCAGTACGTGCTGTCGCGCAAGACCCAGCCCGGTGCCGAGCCGAATGCGGGCTCGCCCGCGATGCTCGACGTGATCTTCTCCTGGTTCGAGAAGGGCTCGCTGGAGCGCGAGCGGGCGGTGGCCCGCAGCCGGGATGCGCAGATCACCGACGTCGTGGTCGAGCGGCACCAGGCGTTCGTGGCGCGCCGCGACGTGACGGGCGCGGCCTGCTGGGCGACCGCGTCGGCCGGGTCGGGCGTGATCAGTTGGTGGGTGCAGTTCCGCGGTGCGGGTGCTGCCGGACAAGCCGCCAAGGGCGATCCGTGCCAGGACGCGAAGAAGCTGCTGTCGGCCACGCTTCAATCGGAACTCTGA
- a CDS encoding DUF3060 domain-containing protein, with amino-acid sequence MNWTAVSRRTIVGLAAGTLALPLALTVGAPGAAAKNGDTTVTGQGIEQTIDCNNATLFVNGTDIRITALGTCWAVAVQGSSNVVVADNVINDVTVYGYDQTVFFKNGDPILVDRGRELGMTNQISRVPA; translated from the coding sequence GTGAATTGGACAGCTGTGAGCCGGAGGACGATTGTCGGGCTGGCGGCCGGCACGCTCGCGTTGCCGCTGGCGCTCACCGTCGGTGCGCCCGGCGCCGCAGCCAAGAACGGTGACACCACCGTCACCGGCCAGGGCATCGAACAAACCATTGACTGCAACAACGCCACACTGTTCGTCAACGGAACCGATATCCGGATCACCGCGTTGGGCACCTGCTGGGCGGTCGCCGTGCAGGGGTCGTCCAACGTCGTGGTCGCCGACAACGTCATCAACGACGTCACCGTGTACGGCTACGACCAGACCGTGTTCTTCAAGAACGGCGATCCGATACTCGTCGACCGCGGCCGCGAACTGGGGATGACCAACCAGATCAGTCGCGTCCCCGCCTGA
- a CDS encoding DUF3060 domain-containing protein, translated as MFTRFPHTQLILGIGAAAAALTLAACGSESSDTTTPSATAGQSGVNVEVGNTINYMSVGTTTDIDCADGKSLTVGGTNNTLTVKGTCANVNIGGSDNKITFERIDKGLTIIGLNNTVTYAAGDPKVTNTGSNNKVNKG; from the coding sequence GTGTTCACCCGTTTCCCCCACACCCAGTTGATTCTCGGGATCGGCGCCGCGGCAGCGGCGCTCACCCTCGCGGCCTGTGGTTCCGAAAGCTCGGACACCACCACCCCGAGTGCCACCGCGGGACAGTCCGGGGTCAACGTCGAGGTCGGCAACACCATCAACTACATGTCGGTCGGCACCACGACCGACATCGACTGCGCCGACGGCAAGTCGCTCACTGTCGGTGGCACCAACAACACGCTGACGGTCAAGGGCACGTGCGCCAACGTGAACATCGGCGGATCCGACAACAAGATCACCTTCGAGCGGATCGACAAGGGACTGACCATTATCGGGCTGAACAACACCGTCACCTACGCGGCGGGCGACCCGAAGGTCACCAACACCGGCAGCAACAACAAGGTCAACAAGGGCTAA
- a CDS encoding crotonase/enoyl-CoA hydratase family protein: protein MTEAVRVERNGPVTTVIIDRPHARNAVDGPTAAALYAAFEQFDADEDAAVAVLTGAGGTFCAGADLKAFGTPEMNRLDPAGPGPMGPSRMVLSKPVIAAIGGHAVAGGLELALWCDLRVVEEDAVLGVFCRRWGVPLIDGGTVRLPRLIGQSRAMDLILTGRAVDAAEAHAIGLANRVVPTGQARAAAEELAGELSRLPQQCLRADRMSALHQWGESEQAAMEFEFASIARVAEEAAHGAGRFAGGAGRHGASAD from the coding sequence GTGACCGAAGCTGTCCGGGTCGAACGCAACGGACCGGTGACCACGGTCATCATCGACCGGCCGCATGCCCGCAACGCGGTCGACGGCCCCACTGCCGCGGCGCTGTACGCGGCGTTCGAGCAATTCGACGCTGACGAGGATGCCGCCGTCGCGGTATTGACCGGCGCCGGTGGAACATTCTGTGCCGGTGCGGATCTCAAAGCATTCGGCACGCCGGAGATGAACCGGCTCGACCCCGCCGGGCCCGGTCCCATGGGGCCGAGCCGCATGGTGTTGTCCAAGCCTGTGATCGCTGCGATCGGCGGCCATGCGGTGGCCGGCGGGTTGGAACTGGCGTTGTGGTGTGACCTGCGCGTCGTCGAGGAGGATGCCGTGCTGGGGGTGTTCTGCCGCCGCTGGGGAGTGCCGCTGATCGACGGCGGCACCGTGCGGCTGCCGCGGCTGATCGGGCAGAGCCGCGCCATGGACCTGATCCTGACCGGACGCGCCGTCGACGCGGCCGAAGCCCACGCGATCGGCCTGGCCAACCGGGTGGTGCCCACAGGGCAAGCCCGCGCGGCGGCAGAGGAACTGGCCGGCGAACTGTCCCGGCTGCCTCAGCAGTGCCTGCGGGCCGACCGCATGTCAGCACTGCACCAGTGGGGCGAATCCGAGCAGGCGGCAATGGAATTCGAATTCGCCAGCATCGCCCGCGTCGCGGAAGAGGCCGCGCATGGCGCCGGTCGGTTCGCCGGGGGAGCGGGCCGGCACGGCGCCAGCGCCGATTAG
- a CDS encoding PaaX family transcriptional regulator C-terminal domain-containing protein: MTARSVVLSVLLGAHPAWARAAELVRLTADFDIKEPTLRVALTRMVGAGDLIRSEDGYRLSDRLLNRQRRQDDAIDPKLRDYDGQWQTLVITSVGTDARTRAALRNTLQQYRFGELREGVWMRPDNLDQVLPREITGRVRLLHARDEDPAGLAATLWDLPGWRRTGEQLLEEMAAATDVPGRFVAAAGIVRHLLADPVLPDELLSGEWPGAELRKAYNDFAAELVVRRDRTELMEAT, from the coding sequence ATGACGGCCCGGTCGGTGGTGCTGAGCGTGCTGCTCGGTGCCCACCCGGCCTGGGCGCGTGCCGCCGAACTGGTCAGGTTGACAGCCGATTTCGACATCAAGGAACCAACCCTCCGGGTGGCGTTGACCCGCATGGTCGGCGCCGGTGACCTGATCCGTTCGGAGGACGGCTACCGGCTGTCGGACCGTCTGCTGAACCGTCAGCGGCGCCAGGACGACGCGATCGACCCGAAACTGCGGGACTACGACGGACAGTGGCAGACACTGGTCATCACCAGTGTCGGCACCGACGCCCGCACCCGCGCTGCGCTGCGGAATACCCTGCAGCAGTACCGGTTCGGCGAACTGCGCGAGGGTGTGTGGATGCGCCCGGACAATCTGGACCAGGTGTTGCCCCGGGAGATCACCGGCCGGGTGCGGCTGCTGCACGCCCGGGACGAGGATCCGGCCGGCCTGGCCGCCACGCTGTGGGATCTGCCCGGCTGGCGGCGCACGGGCGAGCAACTACTGGAGGAGATGGCCGCCGCGACCGACGTTCCGGGCCGGTTCGTCGCGGCCGCGGGCATCGTGCGCCACCTGCTGGCGGACCCGGTGCTGCCGGACGAGTTACTGTCGGGTGAGTGGCCGGGTGCCGAACTGCGTAAGGCGTACAACGACTTTGCTGCCGAACTCGTCGTGAGGCGCGACCGTACTGAACTGATGGAGGCGACGTGA
- a CDS encoding crotonase/enoyl-CoA hydratase family protein, with amino-acid sequence MTVDTLKTMTYEVTDRIARITFNRPEKGNSIVADTPLELQALVERADLDPNVHVILVSGRGEGFCAGFDLSAYADGTGEAGGGRYDGTVLSGKTQAVNHLPDQPWDPMVDYQMMSRFVRGFSSLMHADKPTVVKIHGYCVAGGTDIALHADQVIAASDAKIGYPPMRVWGVPAAGLWAHRLGDQRAKRLLFTGDCITGAQAAEWGLAVEAPEPGDLDERTERLVGRIAAMPVNQLIMAKLACNSALLQQGVATSRMVSTVFDGIARHTPEGHAFVADAVEHGFREAVRHRDEPMGDHGRRSSEV; translated from the coding sequence ATGACAGTCGACACGCTGAAAACGATGACCTACGAGGTCACCGATCGGATAGCGCGAATCACCTTCAACCGCCCCGAAAAAGGCAATTCGATCGTCGCGGACACCCCGCTGGAACTGCAGGCCCTGGTCGAGCGGGCCGACCTGGACCCGAACGTGCACGTGATCCTGGTGTCCGGTCGAGGTGAGGGCTTCTGTGCCGGATTCGACCTGTCCGCTTACGCCGACGGGACCGGCGAGGCCGGGGGTGGCCGCTACGACGGGACCGTGCTGTCGGGGAAAACGCAGGCCGTCAACCATCTTCCGGACCAACCGTGGGATCCGATGGTCGACTATCAGATGATGAGCCGGTTCGTCCGCGGCTTCTCCAGCCTGATGCACGCCGACAAGCCGACCGTGGTCAAGATTCACGGCTACTGCGTGGCCGGTGGCACCGACATCGCGCTGCACGCCGACCAGGTGATCGCCGCGTCCGACGCGAAGATCGGCTACCCGCCCATGCGGGTGTGGGGCGTTCCGGCCGCCGGCCTGTGGGCGCACCGGTTGGGGGATCAACGCGCCAAACGTCTTCTGTTCACCGGGGATTGCATCACCGGCGCGCAGGCCGCCGAATGGGGCCTGGCCGTCGAGGCGCCCGAACCGGGAGACCTCGATGAGCGCACCGAGCGCCTCGTCGGACGCATCGCCGCCATGCCCGTCAATCAGCTCATCATGGCCAAGCTGGCCTGCAACTCCGCGCTGTTGCAGCAGGGGGTGGCGACCAGCCGGATGGTGAGCACGGTGTTCGACGGCATCGCCCGGCATACTCCCGAAGGGCATGCCTTCGTGGCCGACGCAGTTGAACACGGCTTCCGCGAAGCGGTGCGCCATCGCGACGAGCCGATGGGCGACCACGGGCGCAGGTCTTCCGAGGTCTGA
- a CDS encoding acyl-CoA dehydrogenase family protein, with protein MAADSSLLASAGTHVVTNQVPTLEDYNPATSPVLAEALIREGGEWGVDEVHELGAINGSAQAQRWGELADRNRPVLHTHDRYGFRIDEVEYDPAYHELMNVAVTHGLHGAPWADDREGSHVVRAAKTSVWTVEPGHVCPISMTYAVVPALRFNPELAAIYEPLLTSRVYDPELKLATTKAGITAGMSMTEKQGGSDVRAGTTEATPNGDGTYSLRGHKWFTSAPMCDIFLVLAQAPGGLSCFFLPRILPDGSRNRMFLQRLKDKLGNHANASSEVEYDGATAWLVGEEGRGVPTIIEMVNLTRLDCTLGSATSMRNGLTRAVHHAQHRKAFGAYLIDQPLMRNVLADLAVEAEAATMLAMRMAGATDKAVRGDEREALLRRIGLAAGKYWVCKRATPHAAEAMECLGGNGYVEDSGMPRLYREAPLMGIWEGSGNVSALDTLRAMATRPESIEVLFDELSKTAGQDPRLDRHVTTLQNDLQDLETITYRGRKVAEDISLALQGALLVRHGHPAVAEAFLASRLGGQWGQAFGTLPTGLDLAPILERALVKG; from the coding sequence ATGGCTGCAGATTCTTCGCTCCTCGCGTCCGCGGGCACGCACGTCGTCACCAATCAGGTCCCCACGCTGGAGGACTACAACCCCGCCACCTCCCCGGTGCTCGCCGAGGCCCTCATCCGTGAAGGCGGAGAGTGGGGCGTTGACGAGGTGCACGAACTCGGCGCGATCAACGGAAGCGCCCAGGCCCAGCGATGGGGTGAACTGGCCGACCGCAACCGTCCGGTGCTGCACACCCATGACCGCTACGGGTTCCGGATCGACGAGGTCGAATACGACCCGGCCTACCACGAGCTGATGAATGTGGCCGTCACCCACGGTCTGCACGGCGCCCCGTGGGCCGACGACCGCGAGGGCTCCCACGTCGTGCGCGCGGCCAAGACCTCGGTGTGGACCGTCGAACCCGGGCACGTCTGCCCGATCTCGATGACCTACGCCGTCGTACCCGCGCTGCGGTTCAACCCCGAACTGGCCGCGATCTACGAGCCGCTGCTGACCAGCCGGGTGTACGACCCCGAACTGAAGCTCGCGACGACGAAGGCCGGTATCACGGCGGGCATGTCGATGACCGAGAAGCAGGGCGGCTCCGACGTTCGCGCCGGCACCACCGAAGCCACGCCCAACGGCGACGGCACCTACTCATTGCGCGGCCACAAGTGGTTCACCTCGGCGCCGATGTGCGACATCTTCCTGGTGCTCGCCCAGGCGCCGGGCGGTCTGAGCTGTTTCTTCCTGCCGCGCATCCTGCCCGACGGCAGCCGCAACCGGATGTTCCTGCAGCGGCTCAAGGACAAGCTGGGCAACCACGCCAATGCCTCGAGCGAGGTCGAGTACGACGGCGCCACCGCCTGGCTGGTGGGCGAGGAGGGCCGCGGCGTGCCGACCATCATCGAGATGGTCAACCTCACCCGGCTCGACTGCACGCTGGGCAGCGCCACGAGCATGCGCAACGGCCTGACCCGTGCCGTGCACCACGCCCAGCACCGAAAGGCGTTCGGCGCCTATCTGATCGATCAGCCGTTGATGCGCAACGTGCTCGCCGACCTGGCCGTGGAGGCCGAGGCGGCGACCATGCTGGCGATGCGGATGGCCGGTGCCACCGACAAGGCGGTCCGAGGTGACGAGCGCGAGGCGCTGCTGCGCCGTATCGGCCTGGCCGCCGGCAAGTACTGGGTCTGCAAGCGGGCCACCCCGCATGCCGCCGAGGCGATGGAATGCCTGGGTGGCAACGGCTACGTCGAGGACTCGGGCATGCCCCGGCTGTACCGGGAGGCCCCGCTGATGGGTATCTGGGAAGGCTCGGGCAACGTCAGCGCGCTGGACACCTTGCGTGCCATGGCAACCCGGCCGGAGAGCATCGAGGTGCTCTTCGACGAACTCTCCAAGACCGCCGGGCAGGACCCGCGGCTGGACCGCCACGTCACCACGCTGCAGAACGATCTGCAGGATCTGGAGACCATCACCTACCGGGGCCGCAAGGTCGCCGAGGACATTTCGCTGGCCCTGCAGGGCGCGCTGCTGGTGCGTCACGGACACCCGGCCGTGGCCGAGGCCTTCCTGGCCAGCAGGCTCGGCGGGCAGTGGGGCCAGGCCTTCGGCACCTTGCCGACCGGGCTGGATCTGGCGCCGATCCTTGAGCGTGCCCTGGTCAAGGGATGA
- a CDS encoding phosphatase PAP2 family protein, which produces MTAVDDSVTEEAPAEWGTTNRARRLRILRYVAILVWASVVVYRTATDGFAFNRELLLLYIATGLLAASIGQGRRMLYVIRDWLPFAVVLAAYDLSRGAATLVGRPTMWHWQVDADRWLFFGTVPTVWLQERLKLLHPPWWEVVISTVYMSFFILPYVVAGVLWLRDREEWKRFVRLFVGLSFAALIIYALLPAAPPWAAARCSADDVDGGPSGPGCMFRSAREAVDGGLLGVMQGGRDGAHEWIERIVTRGWGKLNLHTATALIDQGQASVNLVAAIPSLHAGLTAAVAVFLWNRVNRGWRPVLVAYPLIMAFTLVYTAEHYVVDILLGWALAGVVLFALNRYEARQTRACGSEPAVAGVDPVPDPDLEVADPSRS; this is translated from the coding sequence GTGACCGCGGTTGATGACTCGGTAACGGAAGAAGCCCCAGCGGAATGGGGCACCACCAACCGTGCCCGTCGACTGCGAATTCTGCGGTACGTCGCGATCCTCGTGTGGGCGTCCGTGGTCGTCTACCGCACCGCCACCGACGGTTTCGCATTCAACCGCGAGCTGTTGCTGCTCTATATCGCCACCGGTTTGCTGGCCGCGAGCATCGGGCAGGGCCGGCGGATGCTCTACGTGATCCGGGACTGGCTGCCGTTCGCCGTGGTGCTGGCCGCCTACGATCTGAGCCGCGGCGCGGCCACCCTGGTCGGCCGTCCCACCATGTGGCACTGGCAGGTCGACGCGGATCGCTGGCTGTTCTTCGGCACGGTGCCCACGGTGTGGTTGCAGGAACGGTTGAAACTGCTGCACCCGCCGTGGTGGGAAGTCGTGATCAGCACGGTGTACATGTCGTTTTTCATCCTGCCCTACGTCGTCGCGGGTGTGTTGTGGCTGCGCGACCGTGAGGAGTGGAAGCGGTTCGTACGGTTGTTCGTCGGGCTGTCGTTCGCGGCCCTGATCATCTATGCGCTGCTGCCCGCGGCTCCGCCGTGGGCGGCGGCGCGGTGCAGTGCCGATGACGTCGACGGTGGCCCATCCGGGCCCGGATGCATGTTCCGATCGGCGCGCGAAGCCGTCGACGGAGGACTGCTCGGCGTCATGCAGGGCGGTCGCGACGGCGCTCACGAGTGGATCGAACGGATCGTCACCCGTGGCTGGGGCAAGCTGAATCTGCATACCGCAACGGCATTGATCGATCAGGGACAGGCCAGCGTAAACCTGGTCGCGGCGATACCGTCCCTGCATGCGGGGCTCACCGCCGCGGTCGCGGTGTTCTTGTGGAACCGGGTGAACCGAGGATGGCGGCCGGTGTTGGTGGCCTACCCGCTGATCATGGCCTTCACGCTGGTGTACACCGCCGAGCACTACGTGGTCGACATCCTGCTCGGCTGGGCCTTGGCGGGAGTGGTGCTGTTCGCGCTCAATCGCTACGAAGCGCGCCAGACGCGTGCCTGCGGGTCCGAACCTGCGGTCGCGGGCGTGGACCCGGTGCCGGACCCCGATCTGGAGGTCGCAGACCCTTCCCGCTCGTGA
- a CDS encoding deoxyribonuclease IV → MLIGSHVDNTDPLAAAAADGADVVQFFLGNPQSWKKPKPREDAELLKASTVPLYVHAPYLINVASANNRVRIPSRKILQDTCDAAAEIGATAVIVHGGHADDNDMEAGFERWVKALDALNTDVPVYLENTAGGDHAMARHFDTISRLWDRIGDKGIGFCLDTCHAWAAGEALIDAVDRIKAITGRIDLVHCNDSRDAAGSGADRHANFGAGQIDPQLLAAVVKAADAPVICETAEEGRKDDIAFLREHAG, encoded by the coding sequence GTGCTCATCGGTTCGCATGTAGACAACACCGACCCATTGGCCGCAGCCGCCGCGGACGGCGCCGACGTCGTGCAGTTCTTCCTCGGCAACCCGCAGAGCTGGAAGAAGCCCAAGCCCCGTGAGGATGCTGAGCTGCTCAAGGCGTCGACGGTCCCGCTGTACGTGCATGCGCCGTACCTGATCAACGTCGCGTCGGCCAACAACCGCGTCCGGATTCCGTCCCGCAAGATCCTGCAGGACACGTGCGACGCCGCGGCCGAGATCGGCGCCACCGCGGTGATCGTGCACGGCGGCCACGCCGATGACAATGACATGGAGGCCGGGTTCGAGCGTTGGGTCAAGGCCCTGGACGCGCTGAACACCGATGTGCCGGTGTACCTGGAGAACACCGCGGGCGGTGATCACGCCATGGCGCGGCATTTCGACACCATCTCCAGGTTGTGGGATCGCATCGGGGACAAAGGAATTGGCTTCTGCCTCGACACGTGCCACGCGTGGGCGGCGGGGGAGGCGTTGATCGACGCCGTCGACCGGATAAAGGCCATCACCGGGCGCATCGACCTGGTGCACTGCAACGATTCACGCGATGCGGCCGGTTCCGGTGCCGACCGCCACGCGAATTTCGGTGCTGGGCAGATCGATCCGCAGTTGCTGGCCGCGGTGGTCAAGGCAGCCGATGCGCCGGTGATCTGTGAGACCGCAGAAGAGGGACGCAAGGACGACATCGCGTTTCTGCGCGAGCACGCCGGCTGA
- a CDS encoding maleylpyruvate isomerase family mycothiol-dependent enzyme: MSSVDAEGLLGMGNDVWPMVHAERAALIADLGQLGDDRWETPSLCAGWTVHDVMAHLVDVALTTRIGFVVDMVAARLDFDRQNARGVRRARGASPQETFARLRQLASRTSTPPAPLDTRLVEEVVHGEDIRRPLGLTRSYPEEAVRRSLLQQAATSAKFGGAKELLTQVRFTATDADLSIGDGPEVRGTMLALLLAASGRKIALDELGGPGLRAVRQVS, from the coding sequence ATGAGTTCCGTCGACGCTGAGGGTCTACTCGGCATGGGCAACGATGTGTGGCCGATGGTGCATGCCGAGCGGGCGGCGCTGATCGCCGACCTCGGACAACTCGGCGACGACCGATGGGAAACGCCGTCACTGTGCGCGGGATGGACCGTTCACGACGTGATGGCCCACCTGGTCGATGTCGCGCTGACCACCAGGATCGGTTTCGTGGTCGACATGGTGGCGGCGCGGTTGGACTTCGACCGGCAGAACGCCCGTGGAGTGCGGCGCGCACGCGGCGCATCTCCTCAAGAGACCTTTGCGCGACTTCGTCAGCTGGCGTCGAGAACGTCCACCCCGCCGGCGCCGCTGGACACCCGCCTCGTCGAGGAGGTCGTCCATGGTGAGGACATCCGTCGGCCCCTCGGTCTCACGCGCTCCTACCCCGAGGAGGCGGTGCGCCGGTCCCTGCTTCAGCAAGCCGCCACGTCGGCGAAGTTCGGCGGCGCCAAGGAGCTGCTGACGCAGGTCCGGTTTACGGCGACCGATGCCGACCTGTCGATCGGCGATGGACCCGAGGTGCGCGGAACCATGTTGGCGTTGCTCCTGGCCGCGTCGGGCAGGAAGATCGCGCTCGACGAACTCGGCGGGCCCGGGCTTCGCGCGGTCCGTCAAGTTTCTTGA